From the genome of Populus alba chromosome 10, ASM523922v2, whole genome shotgun sequence, one region includes:
- the LOC118040871 gene encoding uncharacterized protein encodes MVGPSLDTTKLHLKPPSSATPTIKFLCSYGGKIIPRFPDGKLRYHGGETRVLGVERSISFAELLLKLGELRGTSVNLRCQLPKEDLDALVSITSGEDLANLIEEYDRAAGAATPTASLKIRAFLSLPKKISSSSSSSSSSSSSSSSSCSYGGPTIASTSTAPWCYHHQISKPVAFSVRKSPPAPHQYEYGYHAHGNPSHVYLVHNGNHWQLQQTQLS; translated from the exons ATGGTCGGGCCATCGCTCGACACCACCAAGCTCCATCTCAAACCCCCCTCGTCTGCCACCCCCACCATCAAATTCCTCTGCAGTTACGGTGGCAAGATCATCCCCCGTTTCCCAGATGGCAAACTCCGTTACCACGGTGGCGAAACCCGTGTCCTCGGCGTCGAACGTTCCATCTCCTTTGCTG AGTTATTGTTGAAGCTTGGAGAGTTACGTGGGACATCGGTGAATCTCCGTTGTCAGTTGCCAAAAGAAGATCTAGACGCTCTGGTATCGATCACCTCCGGTGAGGATCTAGCTAATCTCATCGAGGAATACGATCGAGCAGCTGGAGCAGCAACACCAACTGCATCTTTAAAGATCAGGGCTTTCCTTTCGCTCCCGAAAAAAATCTCTTCTTCCTCGTCGTCGtcgtcctcctcctcctcctcctcgtccTCCTCTTGTAGTTATGGTGGACCCACTATTGCTTCAACTTCTACCGCTCCGTGGTGCTACCATCATCAGATCTCGAAGCCGGTAGCGTTTTCTGTAAGGAAGTCTCCACCTGCTCCACATCAATATGAATATGGTTACCATGCTCATGGAAATCCTAGCCATGTCTACCTTGTTCACAACGGGAATCATTGGCAATTACAGCAGACCCAATTGAGCTGA
- the LOC118033508 gene encoding protein SIEVE ELEMENT OCCLUSION B-like, with protein sequence MTSMAVVPQKTRRERSMFSSSDDTAMMKQIQATHAPDGREFSVKPLLHIVENIFLRATPALGMTRVHQAQLDELEEKALQNGFHETIEMLSYNINKISCEMSCKCSGGGDAHATTLAIFNLVSNYSWDEKVVLALAGFAVNYGEFWLVAQLYLTNPLAKAVALLKQLPDIIERADNLKPKFEALTSLIKAMMDVAKCIVEFKELPSQYITPDTPEMLTATAHIPTAVYWTIRSIVACASQIMGLIGIGQKYIASTTEAWELSSLAHKVNNIHSHLMKQLTLCFQHIDEKRHIEAFQTLVSLFEAFHIENMKILKALIYAKDDQLPLFDGSTKKRASLDVLRRRSVLLLISDLEISHEELSMLQQMYTEAREQQGRPESQYEVVWLPVVDRSSPWNEAKQKQFEDFQKMMPWYSVYHPSLLDVAVIRYIKEVWHFNKRPFLVVLDPQGRVVNPNAIHMMWIWGSLAFPFTSMREEALWKEETWKMELLADSIDQTIVSWIDQGKYICLYGGEDIEWIRKFTVTAKEVASKAAITLEMLYVGKSNPREKVRKNNSTITTEKLSNVLPDLAWIWIFWLRLESMWHSKVQHKRTVENDVIMQEIMTMLSFDGSDQGWAVISRGPAEMAKAKGETILKSLVEFEIWKDSVQEKGFLPALIDYLHQLHSPFHCNRLILPGATGSIPEKVVCAECNRPMEKFIMYRCCTD encoded by the exons ATGACCTCGATGGCTGTGGTACCTCAAAAGACGAGGCGTGAACGCAGTATGTTTTCATCATCGGATGACACCGCAATGATGAAGCAAATTCAGGCCACTCATGCTCCCGATGGCCGTGAATTTTCAGTGAAGCCTCTTCTTCATATTGTTGAGAACATTTTCCTCCGTGCCACTCCTGCCCTAGGCATGACCA GAGTTCATCAAGCACAACTTGATGAGTTGGAGGAGAAGGCTCTTCAAAATGGCTTTCATGAAACGATCGAGATGCTGTCTTACAACATCAACAAGATTTCCTGCGAG ATGTCCTGCAAGTGTTCTGGAGGTGGAGATGCACATGCAACAACTTTGGCAATATTCAACTTGGTATCAAACTACTCGTGGGACGAAAAGGTGGTGCTAGCGTTAGCTGGATTTGCCGTGAACTATGGGGAGTTTTGGCTTGTCGCCCAGCTTTACCTTACAAACCCACTAGCTAAGGCGGTTGCACTTCTGAAGCAATTGCCGGACATAATTGAACGAGCAGACAATCTGAAGCCCAAGTTTGAGGCACTCACAAGCCTTATCAAGGCCATGATGGATGTGGCCAAATGCATAGTTGAGTTCAAGGAGCTTCCGTCGCAATACATCACCCCTGACACTCCAGAAATGTTAACTGCCACCGCTCATATCCCCACTGCTGTTTACTGGACCATCAGGAGTATTGTGGCTTGCGCATCACAAATTATGGGCCTTATTGGCATTGG CCAAAA GTACATAGCATCCACAACAGAGGCTTGGGAGCTATCAAGCTTGGCCCACAAGGTTAATAACATTCACAGCCATCTCATGAAGCAGCTCACCCTTTGTTTTCAACACATAG ATGAGAAAAGACATATTGAAGCATTTCAAACACTTGTGAGCCTGTTCGAAGCTTTCCACATTGAGAACATGAAGATTCTAAAGGCTTTGATTTATGCCAAGGACGATCAACTACCACTCTTTGATGGTTCCACCAAGAAAAGG GCAAGCCTTGATGTGTTGAGAAGGAGGAGCGTGTTGCTGCTGATTTCGGACCTCGAAATCTCCCATGAAGAGCTTTCAATGCTGCAACAAATGTACACTGAGGCGCGGGAGCAACAAGGAAGACCAGAGAGCCAGTATGAGGTTGTATGGCTCCCAGTTGTGGACAGATCATCCCCGTGGAATGAAGCAAAGCAGAAGCAGTTTGAGgattttcaaaagatgatgCCATGGTACTCTGTCTATCACCCTTCATTGCTAGATGTTGCAGTCATCAGGTACATCAAAGAGGTGTGGCACTTCAACAAGAGGCCCTTTCTTGTGGTTTTGGATCCACAAGGGAGAGTAGTCAACCCCAATGCAATCCACATGATGTGGATTTGGGGAAGCCTGGCTTTCCCTTTCACCAGCATGAGGGAGGAAGCGCTCTGGAAAGAAGAAACCTGGAAAATGGAGCTACTGGCAGATAGCATTGATCAAACGATCGTGTCTTGG ATAGACCAAGGGAAGTACATATGCTTGTATGGTGGGGAGGACATTGAGTGGATCCGTAAATTCACCGTTACTGCAAAAGAAGTTGCGAGCAAGGCCGCTATAACGTTAGAAATGCTCTATGTAGGGAAGAGCAACCCCAGGGAGAAAGTTAGGAAAAACAACTCTACCATTACGACCGAGAAACTTAGCAATGTATTGCCAGACCTCGCTTGGATCTGGATCTTTTGGTTGAGGCTGGAGAGCATGTGGCATTCCAAGGTGCAACACAAGAGGACTGTAGAGAATGACGTCATCATGCAGGAGATAATGACAATGCTCAGCTTCGATGGAAGTGATCAAGGGTGGGCTGTGATCAGCAGGGGACCTGCTGAAATGGCCAAGGCAAAGGGAGAAACCATCCTGAAATCCTTAGTTGAATTTGAGATATGGAAGGACAGTGTACAGGAGAAGGGTTTTCTGCCTGCACTGATTGATTACCTCCATCAACTCCATAGCCCATTCCACTGCAACCGTCTGATACTGCCAGGGGCTACAGGGAGCATCCCAGAGAAGGTTGTTTGTGCTGAATGCAACCGTCCCATGGAGAAGTTCATCATGTATCGTTGCTGTACCGATTGA